TTGCCATTTACGGAGGCGGACATGAGCAAGCTTCAGGCATTTCTCGAAAACGCCCTTCGCGAACAGTCCAAAAAGAACAGCAGCCACCTTGGGGATCGCAGCAGGTACGTTGGAGCGTCCGACATCGCCGGCTGCCCCCGCAAGGCGGTTCTGTCCAAGATCAACCCGCAGCCCCATGACGCGGCCACGTTGCTGCGCTTCTCTCGGGGACACGCGGCCGAAGATCTGATCGACAGCATCTTCCGGGCCGGTGGCCTGACTCCGCAGCGCGAAGTCGAACTGAGCCACCCGGACTTCCCGGAGATCAAGTGTCACATCGACTTCCTGTTCCACTCCAGGGCCAGCGGCCGCTTTCACGTCATGGAACTGAAAACGGTCGGCGGCATCCCCGATGCTCCCTACGAGGGATGGGTCAACCAGCTCCATGTCCAGATGGGACTCTTGGAGCTGAACAACCCAGGCGCACCCATCGGCGGAAGCATCCTGGCGGTCGACCTGAACGCCGGGGAGTGGAGGGAATTCAACTCCTACACGCCTAACAGGGTCCTGTTCGACGCCCTGATTACCAAGGGCCGGCACATTCTGGCCTCGCTCAAACAGCCGGAAAAAGCCCAGGCCGAGCCTGGCCGTCTGTGCGGCTCCTGCGACTACCGCGCGGACTGCCCGGCCTTTACGGAAGGTGCGGTGGAGATCCCCGGAGAGATCCGGACCCTCGCCGCCCGCTACCTGGAGAAGACCGAAACGAAAAAGGCCCTCGACAGGGACATCCGGGAACTGAAAGAGGAGATCCTTGGCTTCACCGGGCCGGACTTCAGGGGGCTGTCGGACTCGTTTCAGGTCTGCGCCTTCGAGGTCGGACCCTCTGAGACCGTGGACACCAGGCGCCTCAAGGAGAAGTTCCCGGAGGCCTACGAGAAGGTGAAGAAGGAACGCGCCGGATACACCCGGCTCGAAGTCACCAGAGTCGAGAAGAAGGCTGCCAAGGCTGCGGCCTGACTCAGAACAACCCCCACCAGGGGCGCTTTATGCCGCCCCGTTGGGGGACTCCTTTCCGGAGCGGCGTATCG
This region of Geothermobacter ehrlichii genomic DNA includes:
- a CDS encoding PD-(D/E)XK nuclease family protein, with protein sequence MSKLQAFLENALREQSKKNSSHLGDRSRYVGASDIAGCPRKAVLSKINPQPHDAATLLRFSRGHAAEDLIDSIFRAGGLTPQREVELSHPDFPEIKCHIDFLFHSRASGRFHVMELKTVGGIPDAPYEGWVNQLHVQMGLLELNNPGAPIGGSILAVDLNAGEWREFNSYTPNRVLFDALITKGRHILASLKQPEKAQAEPGRLCGSCDYRADCPAFTEGAVEIPGEIRTLAARYLEKTETKKALDRDIRELKEEILGFTGPDFRGLSDSFQVCAFEVGPSETVDTRRLKEKFPEAYEKVKKERAGYTRLEVTRVEKKAAKAAA